In the genome of Gloeotrichia echinulata CP02, one region contains:
- a CDS encoding Uma2 family endonuclease: MLQVKHQFQSFEEYLSYDDGTDKLYELFNGELIEMPPESGINVEIATFLLIQFALLLDYRRVRGHGLELEVRGEPRNRYPDLTIIRQEHIQQLAKRNTIRLSMLPPLLVIEVVSPGELQRDRDFIAKRGQYQDCGIPEYWIIDPETRTILVLELTGNTYTEIGNFSGDDLVVSPQFNQLNLKVAQIFDAEN, translated from the coding sequence ATGCTACAAGTTAAACATCAATTTCAAAGCTTTGAAGAGTACCTGTCCTATGATGATGGTACAGACAAACTCTATGAGTTGTTTAATGGAGAGTTAATTGAAATGCCGCCAGAATCTGGAATTAATGTTGAAATTGCTACATTCTTACTGATTCAATTTGCCTTACTATTAGATTATAGAAGAGTGCGGGGGCATGGTTTAGAACTGGAAGTAAGAGGAGAACCCAGAAATCGTTATCCTGACCTGACTATTATTCGCCAAGAGCATATTCAGCAGTTAGCAAAGCGTAATACGATTCGCCTATCAATGTTACCGCCTCTATTGGTGATTGAAGTCGTTAGTCCTGGGGAATTGCAACGAGATAGAGATTTTATTGCCAAGCGTGGGCAATATCAAGATTGCGGGATTCCTGAATATTGGATTATAGACCCGGAAACTAGAACTATATTGGTTTTAGAACTCACAGGCAATACTTACACTGAAATTGGTAACTTTTCTGGTGATGATTTAGTTGTATCTCCACAATTTAATCAACTAAATCTCAAAGTAGCACAAATATTTGATGCCGAAAATTAA
- the iscB gene encoding RNA-guided endonuclease IscB yields MSKVFVLNTEKRLLDPIHPARARQLLRNKKAAIFRRFPFTIILIESHPDVPVTPLRLKLDPGAKTTGIALVNDATGEVVFAAELKHRGFAIRDALTSRRQLRRSRRARITRYRKPRFLNRTRSDEWLAPSLQSRVDNIKTWVEKLRKFAPITAISQELVRFDMQLMHNPDIQGEEYQQGTLAGYETREYLLEKWGRQCAYCGVKDVPFQVEHIHPRAKGGSNSITNLTLSCEKCNTKKGTKDIKDFLKKDPSKLNKILTQAKRPLGDAAAVNTTRFALLNALKATELPIETGSGGLTKFNRSQQNLEKSHWLDAACVGKKTPKLIIKGVKPLLITANGHGTRQSCRTDKFGFPNRHCSKTKFHFGFQTGDIVKAVVTTGKKVGEYIGRIATRATGSFNISTRNGLVQGISHKTCKHIHKKDGYSYAQ; encoded by the coding sequence ATGTCCAAAGTATTTGTTTTAAACACAGAAAAAAGACTGCTTGACCCAATTCATCCAGCCAGAGCTAGGCAGTTATTAAGGAACAAAAAAGCAGCAATTTTTAGAAGATTCCCGTTTACAATCATCCTCATAGAATCTCATCCTGATGTACCAGTAACACCACTGCGATTAAAGCTTGATCCTGGTGCTAAAACAACAGGAATAGCATTAGTCAATGATGCTACTGGAGAAGTTGTATTTGCTGCTGAATTAAAGCATAGAGGCTTTGCAATTAGAGATGCTCTAACCTCTAGGAGACAATTAAGACGTAGTAGACGAGCCAGAATTACTCGTTACAGAAAACCACGCTTTTTAAATAGAACTCGCTCAGATGAATGGTTAGCACCGAGCTTACAAAGTCGGGTTGATAATATAAAAACCTGGGTTGAGAAGCTACGTAAATTTGCGCCAATTACAGCTATCAGTCAGGAATTAGTCAGATTTGATATGCAGTTAATGCATAACCCAGATATCCAAGGTGAAGAATACCAGCAAGGTACACTTGCTGGTTACGAAACCAGAGAATATCTACTTGAAAAGTGGGGTAGGCAATGCGCTTATTGTGGTGTTAAAGATGTTCCTTTTCAGGTTGAACACATACACCCACGAGCCAAAGGAGGTTCAAATTCGATTACAAATCTTACGTTAAGTTGCGAGAAATGTAATACTAAAAAAGGGACAAAAGACATTAAAGACTTTCTGAAAAAAGACCCATCAAAATTAAACAAAATTTTGACACAAGCTAAAAGACCGTTAGGGGATGCAGCAGCAGTAAACACAACTCGATTTGCATTGTTGAACGCATTAAAAGCAACGGAATTACCTATAGAAACAGGTTCAGGAGGATTAACAAAGTTCAATCGTAGTCAACAAAATTTAGAAAAATCTCACTGGTTAGACGCGGCTTGTGTTGGGAAAAAAACGCCAAAATTGATTATTAAAGGTGTTAAACCATTGTTGATTACAGCTAACGGTCATGGTACTAGGCAATCGTGTCGCACAGATAAATTTGGTTTTCCAAATCGACATTGTTCAAAAACTAAATTTCACTTTGGTTTTCAGACTGGGGATATTGTTAAGGCTGTTGTCACTACTGGTAAAAAAGTTGGTGAATATATTGGAAGAATAGCAACTCGTGCAACTGGAAGTTTCAACATCTCGACCAGAAACGGATTAGTTCAAGGAATTAGTCACAAAACTTGTAAACACATTCACAAAAAAGATGGTTACTCTTACGCACAATAA
- a CDS encoding HAMP domain-containing sensor histidine kinase, translated as MNWSNWVYLGVGLLLGTGFRLLFARKSNTTSNSSAIEPTEQQHEPKLLQQVKQTQLAYYMAQEMSQFKAGFLARTTHELRSPLNGLIGLHQLILSDLCENPAEEREFINQAHERTMKMLKLMDEILRVARTEHGTSKLNIQPRSLAEVLQEVYDLTYMLAANRNYPFELLPCDPEIYVLADPLWLRQVLVSLVDTAIAQMEEGKISIFTGLLPTNNFVYIWLDVPAHAVPKSESIDLINSVDKLPVIDKSLPTLSPGMKLLLNQTLLEVMGGKLEIVSSPTTNELDQHLIRLQVSIPQVIPEAEFQP; from the coding sequence ATGAATTGGAGCAACTGGGTATATCTGGGAGTAGGGCTACTACTAGGGACGGGTTTTCGTCTATTATTTGCACGCAAGTCAAATACTACATCTAACTCATCCGCAATAGAGCCAACAGAGCAACAGCATGAGCCAAAACTCTTACAACAGGTGAAGCAAACGCAGCTGGCGTACTACATGGCACAGGAAATGAGCCAGTTTAAAGCAGGTTTTTTGGCACGGACTACCCACGAATTGCGATCGCCTCTCAATGGTCTGATTGGCTTGCATCAGTTAATTTTGTCAGATTTGTGTGAAAATCCAGCAGAAGAGCGAGAATTTATTAACCAAGCTCATGAGCGGACAATGAAAATGCTCAAGCTGATGGATGAAATTCTCCGCGTCGCTAGAACCGAACACGGGACTAGTAAATTAAATATTCAACCGCGATCATTAGCTGAAGTTTTGCAGGAAGTTTATGATTTAACTTATATGCTGGCCGCAAATCGGAATTATCCCTTTGAGCTTTTGCCTTGCGATCCTGAAATTTATGTTTTGGCTGATCCGTTGTGGTTACGCCAAGTATTAGTAAGTTTGGTAGACACTGCTATTGCTCAGATGGAAGAAGGTAAGATATCGATTTTCACTGGTCTTTTACCCACAAATAATTTTGTGTACATTTGGCTGGATGTCCCGGCTCATGCTGTACCCAAAAGTGAGTCAATAGATTTAATTAATTCTGTTGATAAATTGCCTGTGATTGATAAATCTCTACCTACGCTGTCGCCAGGAATGAAGTTATTACTCAATCAAACTCTGCTGGAAGTGATGGGGGGAAAGCTGGAAATTGTTTCATCCCCAACTACCAACGAATTAGATCAGCATTTAATTAGGCTGCAAGTGTCTATCCCCCAAGTGATTCCTGAAGCTGAATTTCAGCCCTAG
- a CDS encoding GNAT family N-acetyltransferase: MNHSQIQFSDRKSEIDLYQLQQLFNISAFWAQGRTIEDLDIAITNSDPVVSIWDEERLIGFARATSDGIYRATIWDVVIHPDYRGTGLGSKLVETVLSHSRLRWVERVYLMTTHQQGFYEKIGFQTNSSTTMVLHNQGQLDSFPRAEIQLQESLGG; encoded by the coding sequence ATGAACCATTCTCAAATTCAATTTAGCGATCGCAAATCTGAAATTGACCTTTACCAACTCCAACAACTGTTTAATATATCAGCTTTCTGGGCACAGGGACGCACTATTGAGGATTTAGACATAGCCATTACCAACAGTGACCCAGTGGTTTCTATCTGGGATGAAGAGCGACTAATTGGCTTTGCTAGAGCAACTTCTGATGGCATCTACCGCGCTACAATTTGGGATGTTGTCATTCACCCAGACTATCGTGGTACTGGATTGGGTAGCAAATTAGTCGAAACTGTCTTGAGTCATTCTCGGTTGAGGTGGGTTGAACGTGTATATTTGATGACCACACACCAGCAGGGCTTCTACGAAAAAATTGGTTTCCAGACTAATTCCAGCACCACAATGGTGTTACATAACCAAGGCCAGCTTGATTCCTTTCCTAGGGCTGAAATTCAGCTTCAGGAATCACTTGGGGGATAG
- a CDS encoding L-threonylcarbamoyladenylate synthase, which translates to MTQVTVEALIAGIRAGLLVSFPTDTVPALATLPEKAGLIFAAKQRSQDKPLILMAASGWDLWPYVAGNEIEYQIWQELADKYWPGGLTLVLPASAKVPKVMNPTDPTTIGIRVPASAIAQNILAQTGPLATTSANLSGQPALLTMAEIAAQFPDVLTLTATESQGEITGLGVPSTVAKWTGMNWQILRQGAIKFDF; encoded by the coding sequence ATGACGCAAGTTACGGTAGAAGCGCTGATAGCAGGTATACGCGCTGGTTTATTGGTGAGCTTTCCTACAGATACTGTTCCGGCATTGGCAACTTTACCAGAGAAAGCAGGATTAATTTTTGCTGCCAAGCAGCGGAGTCAGGATAAGCCTCTGATTTTGATGGCGGCTAGTGGGTGGGATTTGTGGCCTTATGTCGCAGGAAATGAAATAGAATATCAAATTTGGCAAGAATTAGCTGATAAATATTGGCCAGGTGGGCTGACATTGGTGTTACCAGCCTCAGCGAAGGTTCCAAAGGTAATGAACCCTACTGACCCAACAACAATTGGTATCAGAGTTCCTGCAAGTGCGATCGCGCAAAATATTTTGGCGCAAACAGGTCCGCTGGCTACTACTAGCGCTAATTTGTCAGGTCAGCCTGCTTTGTTGACAATGGCAGAAATTGCGGCTCAGTTTCCTGATGTTCTGACTCTGACAGCAACAGAAAGTCAGGGGGAAATCACGGGGCTGGGAGTACCTTCAACTGTTGCTAAATGGACGGGGATGAATTGGCAAATTTTGCGCCAAGGTGCGATTAAGTTCGATTTTTAA